Below is a genomic region from Miniphocaeibacter halophilus.
GTATAAGAAATCAAAAATGTGAATTACAGGAATTAACTCAAAAAGAAAATATTATGGACAATCCTTTTGAAAGAATTTATGAGCCGGTTCCAATAAAGGACGATAATCCTTCTTTAGTTAGGGATAATAGTAAATGTATAAAATGTGGAAGATGTGTTCAGGCCTGTGAGGAAATTCAAGCAAGTAAGGCTATTGGCTTTAATGGAAGAAGTACTAATTATAGTATAGGACAGGCCTTTGATAAAGCTACAGATGAGTCAACTTGTGTATTATGCGGTAAATGTATAACAGTTTGTCCAGTAGGTGCCTTAAGGGAAAAAGACGATACTGAAAAAGTTTGGGATGCTCTAGCAAATGAAAATAAATTTGTAGTATTTCAGACGGCACCATCTGTAAGGGTAGGATTAGGAGATGAATTTGGCTATAGCTCTGGGGAAATAGTAACTGGCCATATGGTTGCAGGAATAAGGAGACTAGGAGCCGATAAAGTCATAGACACCAATTTTAGTGCCGACTTAACTATAATGGAAGAGGGAACGGAATTTTTAGGCCGACTTACAAATGGTGGGACATTGCCAATGATTACTTCCTGTAGTCCAGGTTGGATTAACTTTGTTGAAAAAAATTATCCTGACCTAATAGACCATCTTTCAACCTGTAAATCACCACAGCAGATGTTTGGTGCTATAACTAAAACATATTATGCAGAAAAATTAGGCGTAGACCCTAAGGATATGTTTGTAGTTTCCGTAATGCCTTGTATTGCAAAGAAATATGAAAGCAAAAGACCGGAAATGGACGCATCAGGTTATAGGGATATAGATGTAGTTTTAACTACTAGAGAACTAGCTAGAATGTTTAAGGAAAACGGACTGGATATTAGTGAGCTAGAGCCAGAGGATTACGACTCTATAATTGGGCATGGTACAGGAGCAGGTACTATTTTTGGAACTTCCGGTGGAGTTATGGAAGCGGCTTTAAGAACTGTTTATGAAGTTGTAACGGGAGAAGAATTAGACAATGTTGACTTTGAAGCAGTTAGAGGTCATGACGATTTTAAAGAAGCAGAAGTACAAGTAGGAGATATTCCTGTTAGGGTGGCTATTACAAGTGGTCTTGGAAATGCAAAGAAACTTTTAGAGAAAATAAGAAAGGGAGAAGCAGATTACCACTTTATTGAAGTAATGGCTTGTCCGGGAGGATGTGTTGGTGGAGGTGGACAACCTTACACAATTAAACACGATGCCAGAGAGGACAGAATGGAAGGATTATACAAGGATGACAAGCAACATGACATAAGAAAATCTCATGAAAATCCGGAAATAAAAGAAATATACGAAGAATTCTTAGGGGAGCCAAATTCCCATAAGGCTCATGAATTACTTCACACTCATTATAGAAATAGATATACAAAAGCTTAAATATTTTAAAGACACAGATAAAAAATCTGTGTCTTTTGTTATATAATAAGAGGTAGCAAAAATAAAAAGTAGGTATACTATGAAGGATGAAAAATTAAATTATATAGTAGAAAATTCATTGGGAAACATTGCTCAATTTGTAAGTTTTGTTAATAACAAGCCAAATTATATACATATAA
It encodes:
- a CDS encoding NADH-dependent [FeFe] hydrogenase, group A6; this translates as MSKDNKENITIKIDGIDVTVPSGTTILEAAKKIGVHIPTLCNHPDLTAKSTCRICVVEDTGSRRLKTACNQPVDSCKEIITNSKRVKEVRKTILQLILANHPQDCLNCIRNQKCELQELTQKENIMDNPFERIYEPVPIKDDNPSLVRDNSKCIKCGRCVQACEEIQASKAIGFNGRSTNYSIGQAFDKATDESTCVLCGKCITVCPVGALREKDDTEKVWDALANENKFVVFQTAPSVRVGLGDEFGYSSGEIVTGHMVAGIRRLGADKVIDTNFSADLTIMEEGTEFLGRLTNGGTLPMITSCSPGWINFVEKNYPDLIDHLSTCKSPQQMFGAITKTYYAEKLGVDPKDMFVVSVMPCIAKKYESKRPEMDASGYRDIDVVLTTRELARMFKENGLDISELEPEDYDSIIGHGTGAGTIFGTSGGVMEAALRTVYEVVTGEELDNVDFEAVRGHDDFKEAEVQVGDIPVRVAITSGLGNAKKLLEKIRKGEADYHFIEVMACPGGCVGGGGQPYTIKHDAREDRMEGLYKDDKQHDIRKSHENPEIKEIYEEFLGEPNSHKAHELLHTHYRNRYTKA